The Dehalococcoidia bacterium genome has a window encoding:
- the proC gene encoding pyrroline-5-carboxylate reductase codes for MRIGIIGGGAMGEAILAAVLRRKLATPEEVVVAEHLPGRLEALKGRHGVRGTLDAADAVDADYVIIAVKPQEFDKAASAIAGKLPPAATVVSIMAGVSVARIREALKHKAIVRTAPNTPAQVGEGMTVWTATPEVGESAQADVAAILDSMGRQLFVPDERYVDMAIAVSASGPGFVLLLIEAMIDGAVHIGVPRDQATEMVLQTFAGTARMAQETGRHPADLKNMVTSPGGTTTEGLLVLEGAGVRAALIEAIAEAYNKSKALGG; via the coding sequence ATGAGGATCGGGATAATCGGTGGCGGCGCAATGGGGGAGGCCATCCTGGCGGCCGTGCTGCGGCGGAAGCTCGCGACGCCGGAGGAAGTGGTCGTCGCCGAGCACCTGCCCGGGCGCCTGGAAGCCTTGAAGGGACGCCACGGCGTGCGCGGCACGCTTGACGCCGCCGACGCCGTCGACGCCGATTACGTGATCATCGCCGTCAAGCCGCAGGAGTTTGACAAAGCCGCCTCGGCCATCGCCGGCAAGCTGCCTCCGGCCGCGACCGTGGTGTCGATCATGGCCGGCGTCTCCGTCGCGCGCATCCGCGAGGCCCTGAAGCACAAGGCCATCGTCCGCACCGCGCCCAACACCCCTGCGCAGGTCGGCGAGGGGATGACCGTCTGGACGGCGACACCGGAGGTGGGCGAGTCGGCCCAGGCCGACGTGGCAGCGATTCTGGACTCGATGGGCCGCCAGCTTTTCGTGCCGGACGAGCGCTACGTGGACATGGCGATCGCCGTCTCGGCCAGCGGCCCCGGCTTCGTGTTGCTCCTCATCGAGGCGATGATCGACGGCGCCGTGCACATCGGCGTCCCCCGCGACCAGGCGACGGAGATGGTCCTGCAGACCTTCGCCGGCACCGCGCGCATGGCCCAGGAGACGGGACGCCATCCTGCCGACCTTAAGAACATGGTGACCTCACCTGGCGGCACGACCACCGAGGGACTGCTCGTACTTGAAGGCGCGGGCGTCCGGGCGGCCCTGATCGAGGCGATTGCCGAGGCTTACAATAAGTCAAAGGCTCTGGGAGGCTAG